In Centroberyx gerrardi isolate f3 chromosome 20, fCenGer3.hap1.cur.20231027, whole genome shotgun sequence, a genomic segment contains:
- the fkbp10b gene encoding peptidyl-prolyl cis-trans isomerase FKBP9: MFACCTIFISLLTTWSSVECNPSPVGDVVVDRYFIPKDCAREVKNGDYVRYHYNVTFLDGKTFDSSHQKGIPKVGLIGEGRIIAGVDKGLQGMCVNERRTVTVPPHLAYGSAGAGDIVPPDTTLVFDLHLLDLWNKADLVVTKTVTTPKDCRRSVMRTDFVRYHYNGTLLDGSTFDSSYVREQTHDTLVGEGWLIKGMDEGLLGMCVGEIRNIVVPPFKGYGEKGLGTEIPSQATLVFDVLMVDIHNSKDNITVEDQVVPESCTRKSVVGDYIRYHYNGTFLNGVTFDTSYQRNSTYNTYIGMGYVIAGMDQALLGVCVGERRRVIIPPHLAYGEQGAGKVIPGSAVLVFDIHVIDFHNPNDVVEIKVTYRPEVCNETTAVNDLIHYHYNCSLLDGTLLFSSGDYENLQDAVLGADKVIDGLDEGLRGMCVGERRVVTVPPHLGHGEKGATGVPGSAVLVFELELVSHERGVPPGYLFVWLEESPADLFEALDMNKNQEVPQEEFGDFIKLQVSEGKGRMKPGMAPEDVISDMFRNQDRNKDGLITADELKLKVDEDKEREAAKHEEL, encoded by the exons atgtttgcgTGCTGTACTATTTTCATTTCCCTGCTCACTACGTGGTCTTCCGTGGAGTGCAATCCAAGTCCTGTAGGAGATGTAGTCGTGGACAGATATTTCATTCCCAAGGACTGTGCCAGAGAAGTGAAAAACGGAGATTATGTCCGCTATCACTATAATGTCACGTTTCTCGACGGAAAAACATTCGACTCCAG CCATCAGAAAGGAATCCCCAAGGTCGGCCTGATAGGCGAGGGCCGGATCATCGCTGGCGTGGACAAAGGTCTGCAGGGCATGTGTGTCAATGAGCGCAGGACCGTCACCGTCCCCCCACATCTGGCCTATGGAAGCGCCGGTGCAG GTGACATCGTCCCTCCAGACACCACCCTGGTGTTTGACCTCCATCTGCTGGACCTGTGGAACAAGGCCGACCTGGTCGTCACCAAAACCGTCACCACTCCCAAAGACTGCAGACGCTCTGTGATGCGCACCGACTTTGTGCGCTACCATTACAATGGCACCCTCCTGGACGGCAGCACCTTCGACTCCAG CTACGTCAGGGAGCAGACCCACGACACTTTAGTGGGTGAGGGCTGGCTGATCAAGGGCATGGATGAGGGCCTGCTGGgcatgtgtgtgggagagatcAGAAATATTGTCGTCCCACCCTTCAAAGGCTATGGAGAAAAAGGACTGG GCACAGAGATTCCCTCCCAGGCGACGCTGGTGTTTGACGTCCTGATGGTGGACATTCATAACTCGAAGGACAACATCACGGTTGAGGACCAGGTGGTGCCCGAGTCCTGCACGCGCAAGTCTGTGGTTGGGGACTATATCCGCTACCACTACAACGGCACCTTCCTGAACGGAGTCACCTTTGACACCAG CTACCAGAGGAACAGCACATACAACACCTACATCGGGATGGGTTATGTGATAGCTGGCATGGACCAGGCTCTGCTGGGGGTCTGTGtcggggagaggaggagggtcaTCATCCCTCCACACCTGGCCTATGGAGAGCAAGGAGCAG GTAAAGTTATCCCCGGTTCAGCCGTTCTGGTCTTTGACATCCACGTCATCGACTTCCACAACCCCAACGACGTGGTGGAGATCAAGGTCACCTACAGACCCGAGGTGTGTAATGAAACCACCGCAGTCAACGACCTGATCCACTACCACTACAACTGCTCCCTGCTGGACGGCACCTTGCTCTTCTCCTC AGGCGACTATGAGAACCTTCAGGATGCAGTGCTGGGGGCGGACAAAGTGATCGACGGGCTGGACGAGGGCCTGAGGGgcatgtgtgtgggagagaggagggtggtCACCGTGCCTCCTCACCTGGGCCACGGAGAGAAAGGAG ccacCGGCGTGCCAGGCAGTGCTGTGTTGGTGTTTGAGCTTGAGCTGGTGAGCCATGAGAGGGGAGTGCCGCCTGGCTACCTGTTTGTGTGGCTGGAGGAAAGCCCTGCTGACCTGTTTGAAGCCCTGGACATGAACAAGAACCAAGAGGTGCCCCAGGAGGAG TTTGGCGACTTCATCAAGCTGCAGGTGTCAGAGGGCAAAGGTCGCATGAAGCCTGGGATGGCACCCGAGGACGTTATTTCCGACATGTTCAGGAACCAGGACCGAAATAAAGACGGACTCATCACAGCCGACGAACTCAAACTGAAGGTAGATGAGGACAAGGAAAGGGAAGCGGCAAAGCACGAGGAGTTGTGA